CTTAATTTATGTGCCGAAATCTAAAACGACACTTATAATGAAACAGAGGGAATATAATTCTACATGCCATTACTTTTCTATCATTCGCATTAACCTGAACTTCTTCTTTTTTTCATTTAAACCTCATATGTTTTCACAATTCTCAATATTACCTTCCGAACTTAATTCATTTTTTTTGCAAACATATTAGCTCGTTATAGGTAGCTGAGTCTAGCTCTAGGTGAAGACATGGGTGAAATCATAAATAGGTGAAGACATGTTATTTTTATTCTCAGGAGAAATTATGTTTCAGTAGACATAATTTTTATTCTTCATTTTTATCGCATCGGCTCTAGCTCTAGGTGAAGACATGTTATTTTTTGCAAACCATAAATATACTTTTGCAAACATTTTTGAACTTGACGGTTCGGTCCGATTGGATGAAATCTCGGCAGTCGATGAATCTCTTTGACGGCTATGTTGTGGTGATGAAAGCAGAGGTTATGATTTGGGGATCAATTTCTGTAGGGATGGTTTGGTGATCCGAAGGAGATCTCAGTTTGGTCGGGGGAAGCTCTCCGTGGGAAGAACCTCCGGCGTTGGAGGTATGTGAAGTAGTGCTTGTCTCCGGTGCGGCGCCGATCAGTTTCCGGCGTAATCTCGGGACGGTGAAGGTGAAAGGGGTCGGTGACGTGTGTTATCTTTCGTTGTTGAGGGATTAACACGTGTCCTAAACAAGTTTACAAAATTCGACGCGTGTTTTTGTCGATTTCCTTTTTGGATCGGTTTAAGTTTAGCGAGCTTTAGGCCCAGTTATTTGTATGTATTGTATGAGTCTCTTTCGGTTGGATATTCGGGCTTTGTTATTTTGTATGGTTTGTGGGTTTTGGTTTTCAATAAAACTAGATGACAAAAAAAGATGTAAAAAGTATCGAATTATAGATCGTATATTTCAAAGCATATATGTGTCCTTTTCTTTAGATGTCACAAATATATATATATATATATATATTTCACTTTTTTTGGAAGTTCTCTTGGTCCAGTGGTTTGACAAATGGTTCATTAATGCTTCTACACCAGGAGATCTGCGTTTTCATTTTCGGAGAAGGTGAAATTATATGAATTAAATGAGAAAATGCTTACAAGAGATCTACAACATGGCGTAAGGAATACCGTCGTGGATCCGATAGGGCGACTCGGGTGATGTAGTCAGGCGTGAATCCTCATACGGTAGGTAGAATTGTTGGCTGTAAAATTGTCTGTAATATTTCTCATAGTTGTAATAGCATAATTATCCAGCGTTAAATATATATATATATATATATATATATGTTATTTAGTGCTAGTACTTTTGATCGTTTTGTTCAGACTGACGCTGAATTATCAAACAAAATGTTCACTAAATCCAGATTTGCACTGTAATTACTCTAATCGTGGGATACTGACGTATAACATTTAGTATGAAATTTTGACATCCGGAAATTCCGAGTAATTGGGGGAACCACCCGTAATGATATTTAGATAATTATCTATGAGCATCATCCACAACCACATTAAAGTACATTTAATTACATTAATTTACAGATCCCAAAGCCGTATTTATCGGTCTATCTGTCAGCTCAAAACTGTCAGAGATCAACATGAATTTCCGATCAACTTTTCTCGATTACAATATTACTTAATTACCTTGCGAAATAATTATCAGTCTATTTTTTATTTATACAAAAATATTAATTCGAATATAGTTGGATCAAGGCATCATTATCTTATTCGTGGCGTCTTTCACAAGCACATAAGACCGCACAACCATTATACTCCCTCCGTCGTATTAAGTGTCGTTTTAGAAAAAAATTTCGTTACAAAATAAGTATTGTTTTTGATTTTCAATGAAAAATTTATTAATTTTATGCAAAATTTATTTTTCTATTAGTTGAAATATGGTTAGGTGTATAGATAATAGTGTTTTTTTATAAGAAATGTATAAAATTAATTGTTTTCTTAATTTATGTGCCGAAATCTAAAACGACACTTATAATGAAACAGAGGGAATATAATTCTACATGCCATTACTTTTCTATCATTCGCATTAACCTGAACTTCTTCTTTTTTTCATTTAAACCTCATATGTTTTCACAATTCTCAATATTACCTTCCGAACTTAATTCACTTAATCTTGACGATGATGTCATGTAAATTATATTTTTTTTATCTTACTACACCATAAATATGTGGTGTTTATTAGATCTGATCGAGGCATATAATCATGCACACCATTGTAACACGTTATATAAATCCTATCGTGGCCGACAAAAACAATTGCTTGCTAATATGGCAACTCATTTTCATATATTAGTTACCATCATAATATATGTTACATTTATTCAATAATTTTTATTGATTGATTCATGAATTTCATATGTCCATTTCACGAAAGTGCATCGAACAGCTGTTGTGAGAAAGTAATGTTTGGCCACTAAACAAATAGTAATTGTCATGGGATTTCACTGTTCATTTTCTCAGTCGAGATTATTCGTTTTTTGTAATCAGTCGAAATATTCGTTTTTTTTCTTCTGAATTGTTTTTTTTAATCGATATAGATTTTTTTACTAAAGAATCACCTACTCAGTTCTAGCATATGCGAGTGATCTTTCGTTTACAAAACAGCTAGGAAAAATATATTATTGAAAACGTTCATAATTCAAATGAAATTAGTAAGAAAGTTGAAAAGATTCCATCGATGGATGGCACATGTATATTTATAGAGTGGGTCGACGCGTAAATTAAAGCTGAGAATCATTAGATAAAATAAATAAAATAGAAAAAGCTACCAAGATAAAGGAACCTTTAACATGATTTTGGTTAATTCCAATTATTGATCATCTCCGGGGACAAGAACGGAAACTTCTACGTCGCCTAGCCACCGGGAGGGTCGACGTGGTGGTGGTGGTGGTGGGGGATGACGTCATCGTCTGGTTGTAAACAGAGGAGAAGAAGCGATCTATCTCATCTTTGTTAGCAATAATCTCAAACTTTGATGACGTCAAAAGCTTCCTCTTGCAAGATCTGTAGACGAGGGACGGCGGAAGTGCACGGCGTTTCTGCGGCGGAGGAGGAGGAGTAGTGGCGGAGGAGGGAGGAATCTTGTGGTCGGAGGAAGTGGGCGTGGTGCAACTGCCGCCGCCGCCGTCAGCATCTCTGTTGTTGGATCGGATCTTGATGGGTGATGGGAAGTTCAACATGGGAAGATCTTGTAATAAATCGAGATCCATTTTCTAAATATAAATAACAAAATGATATGTTCTTGAAGGTTTTGTTTTTGTGTTTTAGCGTGTGCCTGAACAAATCTTCTTAGAGAAGTGGACTTGTGGGTTTAGTTGTATATATGTGGTTTTGTCTTTACATACATGTTTTTCTTCTGTATATGTGTACTATATATCTTAATATTAGAAAAATAAGAGTTAAAAAAAAAAGAGAGATCACATTACTTCTATTTACAGCTTTTGACAGGTAACCACATTAATTCCAAGTTAAGTATTACCAATCAATTACAAAATTCTGATACTTAATTAAGCAATAAATTTGTACTTTATACCTAAGGCTGATCGTTAAGATAAGTATTCTTTTTGATTAAAATAGTCTAAATAACAATGTGGTAAAATTTCTTCTATAAATTTCGTAAAAAAAACAGATCTACAAGAATTTGAGATTTTTGTTTTTGATATATATAACTTGGTCAATTTTACTTGAACTTAGGCATTTAAAATTATACACAATCTTTCACTTTAAACTTCTGATAACTATTTTTCATATCGGTACATAACTTAATATCAATTGTTTGTACGGAAGAGAAAGCAGCTACGTACATTGTATATACATGCATCTCTCTACTGAACGAGATAACAAAACTCCTAATTGCAAAATTAAGGAAGATAGTAATTATAACGTAAAAAGCGGGCATAGATTCATACTGTTAATTGGAGTGAGAGTTACATCCACTAAAAGAAGAATCAAATCAAGAAAATGGAGGGTAGCTATTTGTATATAAGGAATCTTACTTTAATTAACAAAGAAAGAATAGTTTTTCAAAAGAATAGTTTTTCGAATAAATCAAATTTCTATAAATGCAATGTAGAAATATGGAGAACTTGCTTAAAATACACTAAATTAGATATCCCTTTTCAAAAATATTTTAGCATTCAGGTTTAAAGTTTAGATATTATTATTTATGGTTTAGTATTTAAGGAGTAAAGTTAGGTTTACATATAACCTTTATAAATAAATTTTAAACATTTACAAAATGATTTAGGAGGATTAATTTTATCTTTTTCATAATAAACTTAAAATATTTATAAGATGGTTATCATCTAAAGTAATTTGAAAAGTAATATCAAGTTTGTGGTAAAAGTGGAATTTTCTTTTAAATATGCATATACTTTTATTTTTGGAAATTTAAAAATGCAAAAAGAAATCAAATTCTACTAATGCGGACATAGAGTATATAACATGCACATTTGTTAAAATTACTAACATGCATATGTTTGGAAAATAATGAGGCAGTTTTTTTTTGTTTTTTTTTTTTATATAATGAAGCAGTAACATTACTGCATGCATACTGCCTAGTGGTACAAGTTTTGACTAGTTTACAATAATTAATTTTATTGATTAGGTTTTATATAACAATGATTAAAATTTCAGATCGAAGTTTTTAATCTAGATCTAAACGTAGAGTTTGGTTAGAATTTACCGCTAAAGAAACTAGAGACATGTCATGTATATAGATTTTAAGACTTTTTGTACATGCATAATGTATCATT
This genomic interval from Brassica oleracea var. oleracea cultivar TO1000 chromosome C2, BOL, whole genome shotgun sequence contains the following:
- the LOC106325227 gene encoding cyclin-dependent protein kinase inhibitor SIM-like, which translates into the protein MDLDLLQDLPMLNFPSPIKIRSNNRDADGGGGSCTTPTSSDHKIPPSSATTPPPPPQKRRALPPSLVYRSCKRKLLTSSKFEIIANKDEIDRFFSSVYNQTMTSSPTTTTTTSTLPVARRRRSFRSCPRR